The genomic segment AAGTTCTGCTTCCGGTGAAGACAGCCCTGATTTCAGTTATGCCGGTCAGTTCGTCACGCTTCTTCATATTGCTACGGCCAAAGATTTGGCGGCCGCCATCAGAACCTGTTTTCAAGCGGTCCATCGCACCGCCAGTCGCGCTTATGCCGCGCATTTCGAGCGTGCGCAAGTTCCCATGCACGTTCTGATTCAAAGAATGATCAACTCGCAGTTTTCAGGTGTGTTCTTTTCTGTTGATCCGCGCAAAGAAAATTCGTCATGGCTGGTGGAAGTGGTTGAGGGCCAGGGTGAACAACTGGTTTCGGGCCAAGTGACTCCGTATCGCTTCAGTGCCGCGGATGAAATCCCTGTACCTGCGGCATGGAAAAAAGAATATTTGCAACAAGTCGTGCACTGGGGGCAAGAGGTTGAAAAGACCTTCGGCTATAAGGTGGATATGGAGTGGGCGATTGACCAGGAGGGCCGCTTCTGGATTCTGCAATCACGTCCTATCACGGCGCATGCGGCCCCATCAGCGCGCCGGAAAATTCTGGATCAAGAGTGGCAAAGAGTGCGCACAGACTTTCCTGAAGACAGTGTCTGGGACGGGCACACTTTTGCCGAGTGGACCGGAATTCCGACGGAATTGACCTTCGATATTTGGCAAAAAACGTTTCAAGAAGGACAGGCGTTTGATCTGGCGTTAAAGTCCCTCGGGTATGAGGGGTTGGGTCAGCAGCGAGCAGGATTCAGTCTTTTGGATCGCGTGTATGGAAGAGCCTATTTAAATTTAAAGTCTCTAGAGCCGGTGTATTTTGGCAGATCTCCTTATCGCTTGATTCCGCAGCCGCGACCACATCTCGAGTTTGATTGGAAAAAGTTAAGCCCCGCGATGCTGCTGCGAGCTCCTTTGGGATTGACGAAGATGTTGCAGGTGGCCTGGAAGATTCAAACCGGGCGCAGCGAATTGGCGCAACAAGCGCTGTCTTATGTAAAGACGCCGGCTTTTTCCAAGGCGGATTCTTTTTCTCTTTTTGAGCAATACCGGGACCTTTCTCTCCAAGAGCAGCAAAAAAAATTAAGTGACCTTTGCCAGTCTTTTAGTAAAGACTATCTGCAGGGGACTTTTTTAATCACCCTTTTGCTTGAATCAACGACACAGGGGCTTTTTGCTCTTTTGGAAAAAGACTTGGGACCAGAGCGGGCCAAGGAAACGGTTCATCTTTTGACCGGCGAAGGTTTGCAAACCGTCGCTAGTCGCATGTATCAGGAACTTTCTCAGGTCGGGGACTCGCAGGATAAGTGGAAAAGCTTCTTAAGTCGCTACGGCCACCGCGGTGTCGGCGAGTTGGAATTATCGCATCCGCGTTGGCTTGAGACCGCCCAGCCACATCAAAAAAACAATCCGAAAAAGCCGGTATCCCCAGAGGCCGGGTCAAAAATTTTCCAAAGTCTTTTAGCGCAAATCTCGGCAATTCGCCGCCCGGTGTTTCAACAGGAATGGCAGGACTTGCAAAAGCTCATGCAGATTCGTGAAGAAATCAAAATGGAGCTCATGAAACCCTATGCGCAGATTCGCTGGCTGGTTTTAGCCATTGCGGGAAGAATGAATCTGGAAGCAGAGATCTTTTGGTTGAAGTTGGATGAGGTCCTGTCGTTGCGGGAACATCAGGATTTGGAAAAACTAAAAGCGCTGGCCAAAGAAAGAAAGCAGACGGCCCATCATCTCAAGTCGGTGGATTTGCCAATGCTTTTTTCCCTGCAGGAATTGCGAGAGGTTCTGGACGAAGGAACTCCTCAGAAGAATTCTTTGCTGTTAACGGGCGTCTCGTTATCTCCCGGGGTCGCCAGCGGAATTGTTCATATCGTCAACGATCCGGAACAAGAGGATCTAGAAGCCTGGCCGGAAAATTATATTTTGGTTGCGGAAGCCACTGATCCAGGCTGGACACCGCTGTTTCAACGAGCGCGCGCCGTGATCGTATCGCGGGGTGGTGTTCTTTCCCACTGTGCCATTGTGGCACGAGAAATGGGACTTCCCGCCGTCGGAGAAATCCGTGCGGCCAGTCAGATATTTAAGGAGGGCGAACGTGTTTGGGTTGATGGAAATCACGGTTCAATTAGACGAAGCAACTAAACTTGCAATCATTCCCACGGTGGTTCTGCCTTTCACCATTCTGGGCATGATTTTGACCAGTCTGGCGACGTGGATCGCGGCGTTCTTCGGTGTGGAACTGAAGGCCGAGGGACCGAAGAAGCTTTTTGAAGTGCTGGTGAAACCAAAAGTGCTTTTGTGGGCCTTGCTTTCCAATGCTCTGGTCTTTGGCGTAATCAAGGGGGGGCAATACCTTTCTAACGGATCTTATCCGCTGTGGTGGGTGAAGTTTCAGAATCGACACGTGCAAGCCTCTGGACAGGACTACACCGGCAAAGACGAAAGTATCGTGGAAACTGCTAAAAAAGTTTCCGCACTGGAGATGGTGTGGGAAAACCGACTTCATTCGGCTGTTTTTGGGACGCCCGTTTTCGGCGGGGCTTCGCTGTTTCTTGGCACCAATGCAGGCCGTTTGCTGGAGCTGGATCTAAAAACGGGAAAGACTCTTCGCCAATTCGAAATCGGTCAGCCAGTGATGACTTCTCCCGTCATCTGGGATAACAAAATCTTCGTGGGTGAAGGTGTGCACCTGACCCATCATGCTCGGCTTTATGCCTTTGATTTGCGCGAAGGTGTATTTATCAATGCCTTTCACACCGAGGGGCATATTGAAAGGGCCGCGGTCGTGGCATCGCATGCCGGGCAGACCCGGCTGTTGGTTCCGGCTGGCAAAGATGGCTTGTATGCGGTGGACGCTCGCTCTTTCAAAAAAGTATGGCAGTTTAATGCGGGCCATGTGGATTCCTATCCGCGGGTGGATTCAGAACGTGTCTACATCGGCACGGGTTTAGACATGGGCTACGAAGAAAAAGAAACCAAAGCCTACGCCTTGGATATTGAAACAGGCAAAGTGCTTTGGGAAAAAACTCTGCCGACCTCCGCTTGGGGCGTGCCTTCGTTGTGGCAAGACGTCGTCTGTTTTGGCGTTGGCGATGTTTATAAAAACACCCATTACGGACAACTGAGTTGTTATGAAAAGACCACGGGTAAAGACTACTTCACCTTTAACACGTCGGGCGCCCTTATCAGTCAGTCCGTTGTTCGTGGGGATCATTTGTTGATTGCGGATCTTCATGGTCAGATTTATCAGTTCAATCTGAAAGAGAAGAAATTAGAGTGGATTTTGCCTGTCCCCACCAAGGGCATGAACTACGCCTCTGTCGTCGTGGACGCTGACAATCACGTTATTCTTCCGGGAGCGGAAGGACTTTATGTTTACAGTCGTGGTGATCAGAAGTTGCTTTTCACGTGGCGGCCAGAAGAGGGGTGGAAGGGCGCTTTCACCAACGTAGTGCTACAGAAAGATCTTTGGATATTGGCGGATCGCCAGGGAGTTGTCAGGGCCTTGAAACCACGTCGCGATTAAACACCAACCATCGCCTTCGTTTTTAGCTCAATTTCGCCGTAGATTTGCTTGGTCATGTCGCCTAAGTCCGTACATGCTTTTTGGATTTCCGCCAGGGTGAACTTCAAGGTGTTTTTATAGTGATTCAGATCGTCCATCAATTGCAGCAGACTTTGGATGTCCGTTTTTAGCTTAGCCACTTCTATCTTGCCGACGATACCCACGATTTCAAGAACCATCGCCAGTTTACGGACCTCTTCATATGAGATGCGGTAGGCCTCCAGCTCAGCTTTGACGGATTGAAGCTGCTCTTTGGCATATTGAATGGACTCGGTGGTCAGATCTTTGAGATATTTTTTTTCGATCTCGTGATCAATTGATTCCGAATGGCGTTCCGTTAAAAAAAGGTCGGTCATTTCAGATTGCAACAAGAAGATACAAAGAGCGAACTGACAGCGTTGCACTTTTTGTATCACTCGTTTGGTCAGAGCCACAAACTGCGCGATCTCGGTTTGAATCTCGTCAGAAACCTTTCGGTACTGAACTGACACAGCGGAAATAGCCAAAGCTTCGCTGCCGATTTTTGCGGATTGAAGATCCAGATTCAACGAAACCAAAGAACTTTTTCGATAGGCCAGATCTATCTGTTGCGCTTTTTCTTGAAGAATCTGACCCTTTTCCAGGAAATTCTTCAAAAGAACCAGAATACCCATTTCCGGCAGTTTAAGTTCGCGATGCCGCGACTCTAGTTCCAGGGCCAGCGCCTCGGAAACAAAAACATCGTAATTGGGAAACCCAAGGGACTCGATCACGCTTAAAAGAATCTCTGACGATTCTTTGGGTGAAATCTGTCGTTGGGTTTCGATCGCCAACAGGTCTTGGTATTTGTCTTTCACCAAGGTAAAAAAAGCACTGCTAGGTTTTAGGCGGATAGATAGATAACCTTCCGGAATTGGCAGCGCCAAAGCGAAAACCCAGTATTCACTTTGATCTTTCGCTAGATTTACGACGTAAGCGCCGATAGGGCGTTCCGCCTTCAGATAGTCCCACAACAGGTAAAAAACTCCTCGTGGCATATCGGGGTGACGAACGATGTTGTGAGGTTTGCCAAGCATTTCGGACAGATTGTACTTAGAGACTTTTTCGAAGACGCGGTTGCCAGAGGCAATGAGGCCTTTTTTATTCGTGCGCGAATAGAAAAGTTCATTAAAACTGAACTCACTCACTTTTCTTTTGATTTCTGCCATGCTCACGCCCCGACGCGTTCAAGTTGTCTTATCTAAAAAGTGTATCGACTTCGGGGGGGAGCTGTTTATGATTAAGATCAGAATCAAGCCGAAAGAGAGACCTTCGTTTTCAATTCACGGCGAAGGTCTCTAAGAGAGGGGAGGATGATTTCACCCCCCTGGGGCGGACATCGCTCTAACACATGTTAGCGGCCCATGTTCGCAAGAAGCATTTGCAGAAACAGCGCCATGGTTTGTTGTTGGTTCGAGCCCAAGCCGATGTTCGGCAAAGCGGCATTTTGTCCCTGCATCAAACTGCCAAGCAAAGTTGAAATTGCCGAGTTGTTTATCACTT from the Bdellovibrio sp. ArHS genome contains:
- a CDS encoding PQQ-binding-like beta-propeller repeat protein yields the protein MFGLMEITVQLDEATKLAIIPTVVLPFTILGMILTSLATWIAAFFGVELKAEGPKKLFEVLVKPKVLLWALLSNALVFGVIKGGQYLSNGSYPLWWVKFQNRHVQASGQDYTGKDESIVETAKKVSALEMVWENRLHSAVFGTPVFGGASLFLGTNAGRLLELDLKTGKTLRQFEIGQPVMTSPVIWDNKIFVGEGVHLTHHARLYAFDLREGVFINAFHTEGHIERAAVVASHAGQTRLLVPAGKDGLYAVDARSFKKVWQFNAGHVDSYPRVDSERVYIGTGLDMGYEEKETKAYALDIETGKVLWEKTLPTSAWGVPSLWQDVVCFGVGDVYKNTHYGQLSCYEKTTGKDYFTFNTSGALISQSVVRGDHLLIADLHGQIYQFNLKEKKLEWILPVPTKGMNYASVVVDADNHVILPGAEGLYVYSRGDQKLLFTWRPEEGWKGAFTNVVLQKDLWILADRQGVVRALKPRRD
- a CDS encoding PAS domain-containing protein; the protein is MAEIKRKVSEFSFNELFYSRTNKKGLIASGNRVFEKVSKYNLSEMLGKPHNIVRHPDMPRGVFYLLWDYLKAERPIGAYVVNLAKDQSEYWVFALALPIPEGYLSIRLKPSSAFFTLVKDKYQDLLAIETQRQISPKESSEILLSVIESLGFPNYDVFVSEALALELESRHRELKLPEMGILVLLKNFLEKGQILQEKAQQIDLAYRKSSLVSLNLDLQSAKIGSEALAISAVSVQYRKVSDEIQTEIAQFVALTKRVIQKVQRCQFALCIFLLQSEMTDLFLTERHSESIDHEIEKKYLKDLTTESIQYAKEQLQSVKAELEAYRISYEEVRKLAMVLEIVGIVGKIEVAKLKTDIQSLLQLMDDLNHYKNTLKFTLAEIQKACTDLGDMTKQIYGEIELKTKAMVGV
- a CDS encoding PEP/pyruvate-binding domain-containing protein, whose product is MDTNASIPIFRDLTNATPSELQLMGGKASTLAVLLQKGFPVPGGAVLFHEPADALALQAVTDWWEKQGAFPVAVRSSASGEDSPDFSYAGQFVTLLHIATAKDLAAAIRTCFQAVHRTASRAYAAHFERAQVPMHVLIQRMINSQFSGVFFSVDPRKENSSWLVEVVEGQGEQLVSGQVTPYRFSAADEIPVPAAWKKEYLQQVVHWGQEVEKTFGYKVDMEWAIDQEGRFWILQSRPITAHAAPSARRKILDQEWQRVRTDFPEDSVWDGHTFAEWTGIPTELTFDIWQKTFQEGQAFDLALKSLGYEGLGQQRAGFSLLDRVYGRAYLNLKSLEPVYFGRSPYRLIPQPRPHLEFDWKKLSPAMLLRAPLGLTKMLQVAWKIQTGRSELAQQALSYVKTPAFSKADSFSLFEQYRDLSLQEQQKKLSDLCQSFSKDYLQGTFLITLLLESTTQGLFALLEKDLGPERAKETVHLLTGEGLQTVASRMYQELSQVGDSQDKWKSFLSRYGHRGVGELELSHPRWLETAQPHQKNNPKKPVSPEAGSKIFQSLLAQISAIRRPVFQQEWQDLQKLMQIREEIKMELMKPYAQIRWLVLAIAGRMNLEAEIFWLKLDEVLSLREHQDLEKLKALAKERKQTAHHLKSVDLPMLFSLQELREVLDEGTPQKNSLLLTGVSLSPGVASGIVHIVNDPEQEDLEAWPENYILVAEATDPGWTPLFQRARAVIVSRGGVLSHCAIVAREMGLPAVGEIRAASQIFKEGERVWVDGNHGSIRRSN